The following coding sequences lie in one Arachis hypogaea cultivar Tifrunner chromosome 4, arahy.Tifrunner.gnm2.J5K5, whole genome shotgun sequence genomic window:
- the LOC112797278 gene encoding probable serine/threonine-protein kinase PBL8, which translates to MGNCGTREESAVVSNAQVQQLQASSLSSRNAGAGAGDRKHSRSVSDLSESCSTPRHYNIEDVRNNTLLYTHVIAFTLYELETITKSFRSDYILGEGGFGTVYKGYIDENVRVGLKSLPVAVKVLNKEGLQGHREWLTEVNFLGQLRHPNLVKLIGYCCEDDHRLLVYEFMFRGSLENHLFRKATIPLPWATRMMIALGAAKGLAFLHNAERPVIYRDFKTSNILLDSDYTAKLSDFGLAKAGPQGDETHVSTRVMGTYGYAAPEYVMTGHLTARSDVYSFGVVLLELLTGRKSVDKTRPGKEQSLVDWARPKLNDKRKLLQIIDPRLENQYSVRAAQKACSLAYYCLSQNPKARPLMSDVVETLEPLQSSSIGAGEVSLTGSNSVSTGHFPMTKISDYRMRPKFSNNVGPGAACRSPNPSCSPGAAAACRVR; encoded by the exons GGTGTCGGATCTGAGCGAGTCTTGCTCCACGCCGCGCCACTACAACATCGAAGACGTGAGGAACAACACGCTGCTCTACACGCACGTGATCGCGTTCACGCTCTACGAGCTTGAGACGATCACCAAGAGTTTTCGCTCCGATTATATTCTCGGAGAGGGAGGGTTTGGGACTGTGTATAAGGGGTACATTGATGAGAATGTGAGGGTTGGGCTCAAGTCGCTGCCCGTAGCGGTTAAGGTTTTGAACAAGGAAGGGCTTCAGGGACACCGAGAATGGCTT ACGGAAGTGAATTTTCTAGGGCAGCTTAGGCATCCTAATCTGGTGAAGTTGATAGGGTACTGCTGTGAGGATGACCACAGGCTGCTTGTGTACGAGTTCATGTTTCGAGGAAGTCTGGAAAATCACCTATTCCGAA AGGCAACTATCCCTTTACCATGGGCTACAAGAATGATGATTGCTCTAGGAGCTGCCAAAGGGCTTGCCTTTCTGCACAATGCTGAAAGGCCAGTAATCTACCGTGACTTTAAAACGTCTAATATATTATTGGACTCT GACTATACGGCCAAGCTTTCTGATTTTGGTCTAGCAAAAGCAGGACCACAAGGGGATGAAACCCATGTATCTACCCGAGTCATGGGTACATATGGTTATGCTGCCCCCGAATATGTAATGACTG GCCACTTGACAGCTAGGAGTGATGTGTATAGCTTTGGGGTTGTTCTTTTGGAGCTTTTGACGGGAAGGAAATCTGTTGACAAGACAAGACCTGGGAAGGAACAGAGCTTAGTAGATTGGGCACGGCCAAAGCTTAATGACAAGCGCAAACTCCTGCAAATAATTGATCCTAGATTGGAAAACCAATATTCAGTGAGAGCTGCACAGAAAGCATGTAGCTTGGCATACTATTGTTTGAGTCAAAATCCGAAAGCCAGACCACTAATGAGCGATGTGGTCGAGACATTGGAGCCCTTACAAAGTTCAAGTATAGGTGCCGGTGAAGTTTCATTAACCGGCTCAAATAGTGTAAGCACAGGGCACTTTCCGATGACCAAAATCTCCGACTACCGAATGCGTCCCAAGTTCTCAAACAATGTTGGTCCTGGTGCTGCTTGCCGGTCTCCTAACCCTAGCTGCTCGCCGGGTGCTGCAGCAGCATGCCGGGTAAGATAA